The Streptomyces laurentii genome contains a region encoding:
- a CDS encoding integral membrane protein (Dolichyl-phosphate-mannose-protein mannosyltransferase; cl17364;~identified by MetaGeneAnnotator; putative;~integral membrane protein [Streptomyces hygroscopicus subsp. jinggangensis TL01]): MAPTVAEPSSWAHRLRRFGYRPPAAGPLAVGLRERLVPPYTRPSPRIWTMLGISPATAERLVRLSAWGGPLLVALVAGVLRFWNLGHPNAVIFDETYYAKDSWALINQGYEGAWPKDIDKTILQDPGSVLVPTDPGYVVHPPVGKWVIGLGEKLIGFEPLGWRFMVALLGTLSVLMLCRIGRRLFRSTFLGCLAGLLLAVDGLHFVMSRTALLDLVLMFFVLAAFGALVIDRDRARARLAGALPVDEEGLLRPDATVARTLNLGWRPWRLAAGVLLGLAAGTKWNGLYVMAAFGLLTVAWDLGARRTAGAVRPYAAVARRDLVPAFVSVVPVAIVTYVASWTGWLVTDKGYFRDWAERQDRLTGGGTWSWLPDWLRSLWHYETEVYQFHVGLHEPHTYQSNPWSWIVLGRPVSYFYESPSPGVNGCPTDAGGKCAQEVLALGTPLLWWAACFAILYVLWRWAFRRDWRAGAILCGIAAGWLPWFLYQERTIFLFYAVVFVPFLCLAVAMMIGAIVGPPGSSERRRTFGAVGAGVLVLLIVWNFIYFWPLYTGTPIPLDAWRHRMWLDTWV; this comes from the coding sequence ATGGCACCGACCGTGGCAGAGCCCTCTTCGTGGGCGCACCGGCTGCGGCGCTTCGGCTACCGGCCGCCCGCCGCCGGCCCGCTCGCCGTCGGCCTGCGGGAACGTCTCGTCCCGCCGTACACCCGGCCCTCGCCCCGCATCTGGACGATGCTCGGGATCTCCCCGGCGACGGCCGAGCGGCTCGTGCGGCTGTCCGCCTGGGGCGGCCCGCTGCTCGTGGCGCTGGTCGCGGGGGTGCTGAGGTTCTGGAACCTCGGCCATCCGAACGCGGTGATATTCGACGAGACGTACTACGCCAAGGACTCCTGGGCCCTGATCAACCAGGGCTACGAGGGCGCCTGGCCCAAGGACATCGACAAGACGATCCTCCAGGACCCCGGCTCGGTGCTCGTGCCGACCGATCCCGGATACGTCGTCCATCCGCCGGTCGGCAAATGGGTGATCGGACTCGGCGAGAAGCTGATCGGCTTCGAGCCGCTCGGCTGGCGTTTCATGGTGGCGCTGCTCGGCACGCTGTCCGTGCTGATGCTGTGCCGGATCGGCCGGCGGCTGTTCCGTTCCACCTTCCTGGGCTGTCTGGCGGGTCTGCTGCTCGCGGTGGACGGCCTGCACTTCGTGATGAGCCGCACCGCGCTGCTCGACCTGGTGCTGATGTTCTTCGTGCTCGCCGCGTTCGGCGCGCTGGTGATCGACCGGGACCGGGCGCGGGCCCGGCTCGCCGGGGCGCTGCCGGTCGACGAGGAGGGGCTGCTGCGGCCGGACGCGACGGTGGCGCGGACGCTGAACCTCGGCTGGCGGCCGTGGCGGCTCGCGGCCGGTGTGCTGCTCGGTCTGGCCGCCGGCACCAAGTGGAACGGCCTGTACGTGATGGCCGCGTTCGGGCTGCTCACGGTCGCGTGGGACCTCGGCGCCCGCCGTACGGCCGGGGCGGTCCGCCCGTACGCGGCGGTCGCCCGGCGCGATCTCGTGCCGGCGTTCGTGTCGGTGGTGCCGGTCGCGATCGTCACCTACGTGGCCTCGTGGACCGGCTGGCTGGTCACCGACAAGGGCTACTTCCGCGACTGGGCGGAGCGGCAGGACCGGCTGACCGGCGGCGGGACGTGGAGCTGGCTGCCGGACTGGCTGCGCAGCCTGTGGCACTACGAGACCGAGGTCTACCAGTTCCACGTCGGTCTGCACGAGCCGCACACGTACCAGTCCAACCCGTGGAGCTGGATCGTCCTCGGCCGCCCGGTCTCGTACTTCTACGAGTCGCCCTCCCCCGGCGTCAACGGCTGCCCGACGGACGCGGGCGGGAAGTGCGCCCAGGAGGTGCTGGCGCTCGGCACCCCGCTGCTGTGGTGGGCGGCCTGCTTCGCGATCCTGTACGTGCTGTGGCGCTGGGCCTTCCGCCGCGACTGGCGCGCGGGCGCCATCCTGTGCGGCATCGCGGCCGGCTGGCTGCCCTGGTTCCTGTATCAGGAACGCACCATTTTCCTTTTCTACGCGGTGGTGTTCGTGCCGTTCCTGTGTCTCGCGGTGGCGATGATGATCGGGGCGATCGTGGGACCGCCGGGCTCCTCGGAAAGGCGCCGGACTTTCGGTGCGGTGGGCGCTGGAGTGCTGGTTCTGCTCATCGTGTGGAATTTCATCTATTTCTGGCCGCTGTATACCGGGACGCCCATTCCGCTGGACGCGTGGCGGCATCGGATGTGGCTCGACACCTGGGTATAG
- a CDS encoding mutT-like protein (Members of theNudix hydrolase superfamily catalyzethe hydrolysis of NUcleoside DIphosphates linked to other moieties, X. Enzymes belonging to this superfamily require a divalent cation, such as Mg2+ or Mn2+, for their activity and contain a highly...; cd04676;~identified by MetaGeneAnnotator; putative;~mutT-like protein [Streptomyces laurentii];~nudix motif): MGRIDYLHDPDAPPANSVVPSVVAFVQDGQGRVLMIQRSDNGRWALPGGGHDAGESISDTVVREVWEETGIDAEVIDVSGIYTDPGHVMAYDDGEIRQQFSICFRARPTGGEVRTSSETTQVRWVAPADLVELDVHPTMRLRIEHAMDRTRTAPYIG; encoded by the coding sequence ATGGGACGTATCGACTACCTCCACGATCCCGATGCCCCGCCGGCCAACTCCGTAGTGCCGTCCGTCGTGGCATTCGTCCAGGACGGGCAGGGCCGTGTCCTGATGATCCAGCGATCCGACAACGGCCGGTGGGCGCTCCCCGGCGGTGGGCACGACGCCGGCGAGTCCATCAGCGACACCGTGGTTCGCGAGGTCTGGGAAGAGACCGGGATCGACGCCGAGGTCATTGACGTGTCCGGGATCTACACCGACCCCGGACACGTGATGGCGTACGACGACGGCGAGATTAGGCAGCAGTTCTCCATCTGCTTCCGCGCTCGCCCGACCGGCGGAGAGGTGCGGACGAGCAGCGAGACGACTCAGGTCCGCTGGGTCGCCCCGGCGGACCTGGTCGAGCTCGATGTCCACCCCACGATGCGACTCCGGATCGAGCACGCGATGGACCGGACGCGGACAGCTCCCTACATCGGCTGA
- a CDS encoding hypothetical protein (DNA-binding site [nucleotide binding];~Winged helix-turn-helix (WHTH) DNA-binding domain of the GntR family of transcriptional regulators; cd07377;~Winged helix-turn-helix (WHTH) DNA-binding domain of the GntR family of transcriptional regulators; cl17414;~identified by MetaGeneAnnotator; putative;~putaive transcriptional regulator protein [Streptomyces laurentii]), whose protein sequence is MPQQASPRGTYLKVADAVKAQIDAEAAMTELPTLAELMAAYGVSRGVAVRAFKVLKEEGRAEEVRGGRWRVVRDGEQRDRRPLVERIADVFRVDGLKVGDDFPSTSKLADRFGASRPTVAKALDRLETSGLLSASRQGKRRTVLALPGREEQS, encoded by the coding sequence GTGCCGCAGCAGGCCAGCCCGCGGGGAACTTACTTGAAGGTCGCCGACGCAGTGAAAGCGCAGATCGACGCCGAGGCTGCTATGACGGAGCTGCCGACGCTCGCCGAGTTGATGGCGGCGTACGGGGTCTCGCGCGGGGTCGCGGTTCGCGCCTTCAAGGTGCTCAAGGAAGAAGGACGGGCCGAGGAGGTTCGAGGCGGCCGATGGCGAGTCGTACGGGATGGCGAGCAACGCGACCGCCGGCCGTTGGTCGAGCGGATCGCGGACGTCTTCCGCGTGGACGGGCTGAAGGTCGGTGACGACTTCCCCAGCACGTCGAAGCTGGCGGACCGGTTCGGGGCCTCCCGACCGACCGTCGCCAAGGCCCTGGACAGGTTGGAGACATCCGGCCTGCTCTCAGCGAGCCGACAGGGCAAGCGGCGCACCGTACTGGCCCTACCGGGCCGAGAGGAGCAATCCTAG
- a CDS encoding helix-turn-helix domain-containing protein (Helix-turn-helix XRE-family like proteins. Prokaryotic DNA binding proteins belonging to the xenobiotic response element family of transcriptional regulators; cd00093;~helix-turn-helix domain-containing protein [Streptomyces viridochromogenes DSM40736];~identified by MetaGeneAnnotator; putative;~non-specific DNA binding site [nucleotide binding];~salt bridge;~sequence-specific DNA binding site [nucleotide binding]), with the protein MEMSNERLRSALLARGASVQDLADAIEVSPKTVERWITQGKVPYRRHQYAAAAFLRVDVTTLWDDSRAVETATDLGKAEIVTVYPHRHMVPTGLWREMYERAEKHLDVLVYAGLWLSEDPVFHSILKSKVEGTVQVRILLGDPACPAVQQRGIDEGHRVMDGKIRNALVNYQPLFRSHPEIGFRLHDATLYNSLFRADDEMLVNTHVFGIGAYMAPVFHLRRLPGGGLFDTYANSIEQTWGGARQVVDHDITGA; encoded by the coding sequence GTGGAGATGTCCAACGAGCGCCTACGCTCAGCCCTGTTGGCGCGCGGCGCCTCGGTCCAAGATCTGGCTGACGCCATCGAGGTCAGCCCAAAGACGGTGGAGCGCTGGATCACCCAGGGGAAGGTGCCGTACCGGCGGCACCAGTACGCCGCCGCCGCGTTCCTCCGGGTCGACGTGACGACCCTCTGGGACGACTCGCGCGCGGTGGAGACCGCCACAGATCTCGGCAAGGCGGAGATCGTGACCGTGTACCCGCACCGCCACATGGTCCCGACGGGCCTGTGGCGCGAGATGTACGAGAGGGCGGAGAAGCATCTGGACGTCCTCGTGTACGCGGGCCTGTGGCTGTCCGAGGACCCCGTGTTCCACTCCATCCTCAAGTCCAAGGTCGAGGGAACCGTGCAGGTCCGCATCCTGTTGGGGGACCCCGCGTGCCCCGCCGTCCAGCAGCGAGGAATCGACGAGGGGCACCGCGTCATGGACGGGAAGATCAGGAATGCGCTGGTCAACTACCAGCCGCTGTTCCGCAGCCACCCTGAGATCGGGTTCCGGCTGCACGACGCCACGCTCTACAACTCGCTCTTCCGCGCTGATGACGAGATGTTGGTGAACACGCACGTGTTCGGCATCGGTGCCTACATGGCCCCGGTCTTCCACCTGCGGCGCCTGCCCGGGGGCGGCCTCTTCGATACGTACGCGAATAGCATCGAGCAGACCTGGGGCGGCGCCCGCCAGGTCGTGGACCACGACATCACAGGAGCCTGA
- a CDS encoding metal dependent phosphohydrolase (identified by MetaGeneAnnotator; putative;~metal dependent phosphohydrolase [Streptomyces viridochromogenes DSM40736]): protein MTVTTLTEWAYPLAESLLAEPLPRRWAHSQGVAERARIIAPILGEDAELLEAAAVLHDIGYSPDVAETGFHPLDGARYLRDVARAEDRIVRLVAHHSCAWMEAEARGLKEDLENEFPRDLPHLDDALCFCDMNTTPDGVPTNPVDRINEIAGRYGVDSLIGQFIRRAEPEILGCTARVLERVAAVKRQPM, encoded by the coding sequence GTGACCGTCACGACACTGACCGAATGGGCCTACCCCCTGGCCGAGTCGCTCCTTGCCGAGCCGCTGCCGCGCCGGTGGGCGCACTCCCAAGGAGTGGCCGAGCGGGCACGGATCATCGCGCCCATCCTTGGCGAGGACGCCGAGCTGCTGGAGGCGGCCGCTGTACTCCACGACATCGGGTACTCGCCGGACGTGGCCGAGACCGGCTTCCACCCGCTGGACGGCGCCCGATACCTGCGCGACGTCGCGCGGGCCGAGGACCGGATCGTGCGTCTCGTAGCGCACCACTCCTGCGCCTGGATGGAGGCCGAGGCGCGCGGCCTCAAGGAGGACCTGGAGAACGAGTTCCCCAGGGACCTTCCTCATCTCGACGATGCGTTGTGCTTCTGCGACATGAACACCACCCCGGACGGCGTGCCCACGAACCCGGTCGACCGCATCAACGAGATCGCCGGCCGGTACGGCGTGGACAGCCTGATCGGGCAGTTCATCCGCCGCGCCGAGCCGGAGATCTTGGGGTGCACGGCCCGGGTCCTTGAGCGAGTCGCTGCGGTGAAGCGTCAGCCGATGTAG
- a CDS encoding hypothetical protein (identified by MetaGeneAnnotator; putative;~sequence version:1) translates to MKSIAALQAVVTAFPSDAEPSDAELKTIELETPRIEADVKLLDLYLGDAELLDLYIGTLNGPATDLAERRLRRACRRVLAERRALTNRVAGQPPVGGAA, encoded by the coding sequence ATGAAGTCCATCGCTGCACTTCAGGCCGTTGTTACGGCCTTCCCGTCTGACGCCGAGCCGTCGGACGCGGAGCTGAAGACGATCGAGCTGGAGACCCCGCGGATCGAGGCGGACGTCAAGCTCCTCGACCTGTACCTCGGCGACGCCGAGCTGCTCGACCTGTACATCGGAACCCTGAACGGCCCCGCCACCGACCTGGCCGAGCGGCGCCTGCGCCGGGCCTGCCGCCGGGTGCTGGCCGAGCGTCGCGCGCTGACGAACCGCGTCGCCGGTCAGCCGCCGGTTGGAGGCGCGGCGTGA